The sequence ATCCTGGCCGTCGATCACCTGCAGCGAATCGCCGCCGACCTTGCCCAGGGCGGACAGATCGGCGCTATACAGCGTGAGGTAGGCCGGGTCGTGCGACACGTCGACGCCCTGCTGGTCCTCGAAGTCCACCGTGGCCCGCACCTGGGCCGTCTGGCCCGGCTTGAGCGCCGGCAGCTGGGCCAGGTGGATCGCCAGCAGCCTGGCGCCGCTCACGTTCACCTTCAGCTCGATCGGCGCACCGGCCGCGAAGCCGTCGTCGGCCTGCAGCCGGACCGCCGCCTCGCCCACGTAGCCCGCCTCGGGCACGAAGATCACCGACTGGCCGTCGGCGCTCAGCCGCGCCGCACCGTGCGTCGCACCGAGCACGCGCCAGAACACCGTGTCGCCTTCCAGATCCTGCGCGATGCCCGCCAGCGCGGCCTGCAGCGCCAGGTCGGCATGCGTCCTGGCCGTGCCGGCCGCCAGTTCGACCGGCGCCTGGTTGGCGCGCCAGCCGTAGTTGGCGTACAGGATCTGGCGATCGGCGGACGCAATGACCCCATCCCCGTCGAGGTCCGCCGGCAGGCGGCCCTCCAGTCGGGCCTGCTCGAAGGCGGCGCCGTCCTGGCCGTCGATCTTGCCGTCGCGGTTCAGGTCGCCCGCCAGCGTCACTTCGACGCGTGCCGCGCCGCTGCCGGTGAGGCGCAAGAGCTTCAGGCCCGCTTCGGTGATGCGCAGCAGCACCGTGCGCTTGCCGTCCACCGTCGCCGTGCCCAGCACGGTCGCGCCGGTGGCTTCCAGCGCCAGGTCGGCGCCTTCCAGCGTCACCGCCACGATCACCGCCCCCTGCGCGCCCGGCGTCTTCACCGTCGACGCCAGTTCGCTCTCGCGCACCGCGAAGGCCACCGTCGTCGCCTGGCCGGCCGCCAGCGTGCCTTGCCAGGCGCTGTTGGACTGCCAGTTCACCGCGGCGCCGAGGTTGGCCGTGATCGTGTCGGTCAGCAGCCGGCCGTCCTGGCCATAGCCGTACGGCGTGCCGGCGTCGTTGCCGTTGAGCGCACGCACCAGCGTCAGCCGGTCCTGCGCGTCGTAGCGGTAGGCGAAGGTCGTGGCCGCGCCCCCTTCACCGTGCCGCTCACGCGCTCGATGCGGCCCTGCGCGTCGCGCACGAAGTCCACCCGCGCCGCGCCGCCCGCCAGCGCGAGGCCGGCGTCGCTCGCCAGCCACTGCACGCCGTCGGCGAAGCGCACCGCCGTCACCTGCCCTTGCAGGTCGAGGTCGTAGCGCGTGCCGTCGGCCGCGGTCAGCACGTAGCGCGTCGGCTGCCACGGCAGGCCGGTCACCTGGTCGTACAGGCGCTGGCCCTGGCGCGTCAGCGCCTGCGGCTGGCCGTCGCGCTCGTCGCCGATCGCCTGCAGCGTCCAGCCCTGGTCGCTGTTGAAGACCGGCCGGTAGACCGTCGGCGCGGCCGCCTCGCTGCCCAGCCGCTCGGCCACCGTGCCGAGCGTGAAGCGCAGCGCGCTCGCGCCGGCCGTGCCGGCCAGGTTCGGTGCGGTCAGCCAGACGCGGGCACCGTCGAGCCACGGCGCCAGGGCGCCGCTGGCGGTGGTGCCCAGCTGGTCGGTGGTCAGGCCGGTGGCCAGGCCGCCCAGGCCCCAGTTGCCGAAGCCGGTCCCGCCGGCGCCGATCTCGCGCCACAGCGCGAAGTCGTGGCCGCCGAGGTCGAACACGGCGTCGGCGGCGCGTGGGCCCGCCGGCGCCTTGGCGCTGCTGTCGATCACCACCCGCGCGGCGATCTCGCCGGTCCGGCCGGCCAGGTCCCAGGCGCGCAGGCGCAGCTGGTAGACGCCATTGGCCAGCACGGCCGGATCGAGCGTCGCCAGGTCAAGCCGCAGGTCGCTGTCGATGGCAGCGCGCGTGTCGCTCGCCAGCGTCCGCCAGGCGTCGCTGCCGGCCGGCGCCAGTTCGAGCACGTAGCCCATCAGCTGCTTGTCCTGCAGCAGCGCCTGCAAGGTCAGCGCCGTCTGCACCGTCACCGGTTCGGTCGCGAGGTGGGCGCCGAGCAGCGCGCCCTGCCAGGCCAGCACCGGCGCCGAGGCGTCGGCCGGGTCCTTGACCCGCACCGTCTGCACCAGGCTGCCCGTGAAGCCGTCCTGGTCCAGCGCCCGCACCCGGATCTCGATCAGGCCCGGTGCGGTCGGGTTCAGCCGGATGCGGCCGGCGGCGTCGATCGCCACCGTCTGCCAGTCGGCCTGGCCCAGGCCGGCGCCGCGTACCTCGGCGGTCAGTTGGGCGATGCCGCCGAAGGCGTCGGCGCGCACCGTGGCCAGGACTGCCTGGCCCGGCAGCACCGGGGTCGACGGCGTGGTCTCGACCAGGATGCGCGGCGTGTTGGCGGCCGCTTCGGCCACCGCGCGCAGGGTGAAGGTGCTGCGCGTGGTCGCGCGGCCGTCGTTCACGATCGCGGTCACCACGAAGTCGCCGACCTGGCCCGGGCCGGGCGTCCATACCAGGCGGCCGGTGGCGGCGTCGTAGCGGGCGCCTTCCGGCAGGTTGGCGAAGGACACCGTCAGCGCGGCGGTCTGGGCCGCGCCGTCCGCGTCGCGCGCCACGATGGCCGCGCCGTTGGCCTGGCCGCCGTGCTGCACCGGCAGGCTCAGGGTCTGGCCGACCACCACCGCGTGGCTGCTTGCCTCGACGACCGGTGCGCGGTTGCGGTCGAACACCCGCACCTGCACCTTCTGCAGGCTGGTGGACTGGCCGTCGCCGACGCGGAAGGTCAGCTCGAAGGCGCGGCTGCTGGCCGTGGCGTTGTCCACCACGTCGGCGCCCGGCGTCCATTCGAAGTAGCCGCTGGCGGCGTCGAAGCTGAGGCCGGCCGGCGTGGTCTCGTCGTAGACCAGGCTCAGCTGCAGCGCATCGCCGTCGGCGTCGACGCCGCGCAGGTTGAAGCCCAGCGTCTCGCCTTCGTTCACCAGTTGCAGCGGCAGCGGCAGGATCTGCGGCGTGCGGTTGACGTTGGCCACGGTGATCTCGAAGTGGCGGATCACTGCGGCGGCGCCGTCGGTCGCCCCGACCGAGAAGCGCCAGACGCCGGCGCCACCGCCGCCGTCGGTCTGGGCAGCGGTCAGGTCGGGCGTCCAGCGCAGCACGGCGCGATTGCCGTTGCCGGCGCTCGGCACCTCGAACAGCATGCCGCGCGGCAGGCCGAGCACCTGCCAGTCGAGCAGGTCGGCGTCGCCGTCGCGGCCGAACAGGTCGAGCGTCAGCGGCACGCCTTCGGTGGCGTTCAGCCGGATCCGCTCGGCGGAATCGGCCACCGCCTGGCCGTTGGCCTGCACGCCCAGCCATTCGGGCGCGGCGTTGGCGGCGCGCACCACCACGCGGACGGTGTGCTTGACCACATTGGGCACCGGATTGGCCGGGTTGGTCTGGTTGCCGCCCTGCGGCGGCAGGCCGCTGTCGGTCACCACGATCTCGATGTCGCGGCTGCCGATGTCGTCGGCGGTCGGCGTCCAGCTCAGCACCGCCTGGCCGTACTGGGTCGCCGGCGTCAGGCTGGCGCCGATCGGCAGGCCGTTGGCGGTGAAGGTCAGCGCGTCCTGGTCCAGGTCGCGCACCAGGATCGGCAGCGTCAGCGCCTGGCCGACCACCGCCACCATCTGCTGCGGCAGCGTGAACACCGGCGCTTCGGACGGGCTGCGTACCGTCAGCACGAAGCTCTTGCTCTGCGACTGCACCTGGTTGACGTCGCCATCGCCATCGTCGGTGGCGGTCACCGTGACCAGGTAGTCGCCGCGCATCTGCGCGCCCGGCGCGAAACGGATCGTGCCGCCGGTGGCGGTCTGCACGTAGCTGGCGAACGACGGCAGGCCCGACAGCGTGATCTGCAGCGGGTTGCCGTCGGCATCGCTGGCGACGAAGGGCACTTCGAGCACGCCGCCGACGTCGACGAAGGCGTTGGCGATGTCGCCGATCGCCGGCGCGCGGTTGGCGTTGCTGACCTCGATCGGCATCACCAGCTGGCTGATCGCCGGCGTGCCGGTGCCGTCGCCGTCGTCGGTGGCGGTCACCGTCACCACGTAGCGGCCGGCCTGGGCGTAGCCCGGGGTCCAGACGATTTCCATCGTCTCGGCGTCGAACACCGCGCCCGGCGGCAGGCCATCGACGCGGTAGCTCACCGTCGGCGCGGTGGTTTCCGGTCCGATCGCCTGGCTACCGGCATCGAGGCGGATCTTGGGCTCGAAATTGGGGTTGTCCGGATCGAAGGCGAACACGCTGACGCGCAGCGGCTGGCCTTCGAGGATGCGCCAGGCGTCCATCGGGTCGAACACTGGCGCGCCGTTGGCGTTGAGCACATTGAAGTCGATGTCGCGGCTCACCGTCACCTCGACCGGTTCGGCGCCCGGCTTGCGATAGGTGGCGGTCAGGCTGATCGGCAGCTTGACGTTGCCGTGCTGATTGAAGCCCGGCGTCCATTCGAACCAGCCGGTCTCGCTGTTCAGCGTGGCGCCGGCCGGCAGCCACGGTGCGCTGTAGCTGAGGCTGATGGTGGTGCCGTCGGCCTGGACCAGGCCGCCCGGCATGCTGCCGGCCAGTTGCAGGCCGTAGCGCTCGCCTTCGCGCAGCGTCTGTACGCCCAGCGGCGGCAGTACCGGCTTGGCATAGCCCTGCAGCACGGTGACCTTGAAGCGTTGCTCGGAGACGGCCTTGCCGTCGCCGACGATCAGCGTGATGTCGTCGTAGACGCCGGCCTGGTCGTAGCCCGGGGTCCAGGTCAGCAGGCCGCTGGCGGCATCGAAGCTGGCGCCGGCCGGCAGGTTGCGGACGGTGACGGTGAGGCGGTCGCCATCGGCGTCGGTCGCGGTCAGCGGCAGCGACAGGGTCGCGCCTTCCAGCAACGTGACGTTCTGGACGGCACCGGCCACCGGCGCATGGTTGCCGCCGTTCACCGGCAGGTGGAAGCGCCGCAGTACCATGCCGCCGCGGCTGTCCTGGACCCGCACCACGACTTCGGTATCGGCCAGGTCGCGCGCGCTCGGCGTCCAGTTCAGGGTAGCGAGCGAGTGGTAGCCGCCCTCGCCGGCCGTGTGGCCGGCCGGCGGCGTCAGCGTCATACCCGCCGGGGCCTGCACCAGCTGCCAGTAGAACAGCGTGCCGTCGCCGTCGACCGCGTCGAGATAGCCGGTCCAGGCTTGGCCGGCGGTGGCTGCGGCGAAGGTGTCCGACTGGGCCGAACCGGTGGTTCCGGCGATGGCCAGGGTCGGCGGCAAGTTGACCTGGGGCGCGGCGTAAACGCCGTGGCCCAGCGTCGCCCTGGCCAGCGAACCACCGCCCGCCGCGCCGCCGAAGCGGCTGGCCGGCAGCACGGTGACGGTCTGGCCGGTCAGGCTGGCCCCTGCGGCGAGCTTGCCGCCGCGGGCGGCCAGGGCCGCGCTCAGATCGAGCAGCCACAGGTCCGACTGATCGCCGCTGCCCGACTGGGCGCCGGCGATCGAACCGCCGAAGTAGCGGCCCGGATCGAGCAGCAGCACCAGCGGGCCATTGAGATCGTCCGTGCCGATATTGGTCAGGTCGACGTCGTAGCTGACCGTGCCGTTGGCCCGGTCGCCGCGCGTATTGGCGAACGTCAGCTGTACCCGACTGCTCATGTCGAGCACGGCGGTGAAGGTGCTGTCGTAGCCGCGGTCGATCCGCACCTCGCTCGCGCTGCGCAGGTTGGCGCCGATGCCGAGCCGGTACTGGCCGGCCTCCAGGCCGGCGACCTCGAGATAGACGGTGCGGTGAGCCGCATCCCAGCGCAGGCCGTGCGGCACGATCGGAAGCGCGCCGCCCGCATTCAACGGCGTAAGGGTGTAGTTCTGCGCTTCGAGCACGCTGCCGGAACCGCCATCGGTCCACATGTCCTGGTCGAACTGGATCGCGATCTGGCCGACCGGCAGCGGCAGCAGCGCGCCGTCCGGCACGCTGACCGCGGTGACCTTCGGCGCGCGCGCCAGCGCGATCTCGTCGACGTGGCCGGTCTGCGCCACCAATACCCGGCCGTCGGCGGTGGCGACCACGGTCTGGCCCTGGGTGCCGCCGCTCGCCAGCTGCAGTACGCGCCGGCTCTGCAGTTCGATCATCCACACCGCACCGGTGTGCGGCGTGACCGTATCGGCCGCCGTCACCGGCCGCTGGCGCAGCCCGCTGCTGGCCAGCATCAGGCCGTCCAGCGCCGTACCGGCGCGGCCGAAGGCGATGCCTTCGATCACGCCGGCCAGGCGGTATTCCAGCTCGGCACGGCCCTTGTAGCGGCCGCTGGACGGGAAGCTGACGATGTCGGTGGTCGCGTCCGGCTGGGCGGCGGCGATGTCGCTGCCGGTCCAGCGGATGGCCCACAGCCGGCCGTCCGGGCCGAACGCCAGGTCGCGCACGCGCTGGTTGCTGAAGTGGCTCCACGCCTTGGCCGCATCGGCCTCGTTCGGCCGGAACACCTCGATGCCGTTGCCCGAGGCGACGTAGATGTCGCCGTTGGCGTCGATCGCCAACGCATGGGTCAGCGGGTCCTGGCCCGGGCCATTGAGACGGCGCAGGATGGCGCCGCTCTGGGCGTCGACCTGCAGCAGTTCGCCGCCGGTCATCACCCACAGCTGGCCGACCGCGTCGACCGCCATGTCGACGATCGGCGCGTCGAGCACGAACAGCGGCGCGACGCCGTGGCCGCCTTCCTTGCCGTACTTGAACACCTCGTTGCGCAGGCTGCCGGCGCTGACCAGCACGCTGCCGTCGGCCAGCTCGACCAGCGCCTGGGCGCCGAGGTCGGCGGTGCTGGCCGCGAAGCCGTCGGCGAAGCCGCGCACGGTGAACGGCGCCAGCACGCTGCCGAGATCGCCGCGGTTGACCGTGGCCACCTGGCCCGGCAACTGCTGGCCGGCCTGGGTGAACAAGTCGTTGCCGGCGTAGTTGCGGTCGGCCGGCGCCTGCGGCAGCTCGGCCGTCTGGTTCACCGTCTCGTTGACGCCGAGGCCGTCGAGCACCGCCTGGCGGCCGCCGTCGTCCGGCAGCACCGCGTTGGCGACCGAGGCCGCCTCGCGGTTGCCGGCCACGTCGGTGGCCACCGCCAGGAATTCGTAGTGCTTGCCGGCCTCGCCGGTGAATACCGCCTGGGTC is a genomic window of Chitinimonas koreensis containing:
- a CDS encoding putative Ig domain-containing protein; the encoded protein is MATDVAGNREAASVANAVLPDDGGRQAVLDGLGVNETVNQTAELPQAPADRNYAGNDLFTQAGQQLPGQVATVNRGDLGSVLAPFTVRGFADGFAASTADLGAQALVELADGSVLVSAGSLRNEVFKYGKEGGHGVAPLFVLDAPIVDMAVDAVGQLWVMTGGELLQVDAQSGAILRRLNGPGQDPLTHALAIDANGDIYVASGNGIEVFRPNEADAAKAWSHFSNQRVRDLAFGPDGRLWAIRWTGSDIAAAQPDATTDIVSFPSSGRYKGRAELEYRLAGVIEGIAFGRAGTALDGLMLASSGLRQRPVTAADTVTPHTGAVWMIELQSRRVLQLASGGTQGQTVVATADGRVLVAQTGHVDEIALARAPKVTAVSVPDGALLPLPVGQIAIQFDQDMWTDGGSGSVLEAQNYTLTPLNAGGALPIVPHGLRWDAAHRTVYLEVAGLEAGQYRLGIGANLRSASEVRIDRGYDSTFTAVLDMSSRVQLTFANTRGDRANGTVSYDVDLTNIGTDDLNGPLVLLLDPGRYFGGSIAGAQSGSGDQSDLWLLDLSAALAARGGKLAAGASLTGQTVTVLPASRFGGAAGGGSLARATLGHGVYAAPQVNLPPTLAIAGTTGSAQSDTFAAATAGQAWTGYLDAVDGDGTLFYWQLVQAPAGMTLTPPAGHTAGEGGYHSLATLNWTPSARDLADTEVVVRVQDSRGGMVLRRFHLPVNGGNHAPVAGAVQNVTLLEGATLSLPLTATDADGDRLTVTVRNLPAGASFDAASGLLTWTPGYDQAGVYDDITLIVGDGKAVSEQRFKVTVLQGYAKPVLPPLGVQTLREGERYGLQLAGSMPGGLVQADGTTISLSYSAPWLPAGATLNSETGWFEWTPGFNQHGNVKLPISLTATYRKPGAEPVEVTVSRDIDFNVLNANGAPVFDPMDAWRILEGQPLRVSVFAFDPDNPNFEPKIRLDAGSQAIGPETTAPTVSYRVDGLPPGAVFDAETMEIVWTPGYAQAGRYVVTVTATDDGDGTGTPAISQLVMPIEVSNANRAPAIGDIANAFVDVGGVLEVPFVASDADGNPLQITLSGLPSFASYVQTATGGTIRFAPGAQMRGDYLVTVTATDDGDGDVNQVQSQSKSFVLTVRSPSEAPVFTLPQQMVAVVGQALTLPILVRDLDQDALTFTANGLPIGASLTPATQYGQAVLSWTPTADDIGSRDIEIVVTDSGLPPQGGNQTNPANPVPNVVKHTVRVVVRAANAAPEWLGVQANGQAVADSAERIRLNATEGVPLTLDLFGRDGDADLLDWQVLGLPRGMLFEVPSAGNGNRAVLRWTPDLTAAQTDGGGGAGVWRFSVGATDGAAAVIRHFEITVANVNRTPQILPLPLQLVNEGETLGFNLRGVDADGDALQLSLVYDETTPAGLSFDAASGYFEWTPGADVVDNATASSRAFELTFRVGDGQSTSLQKVQVRVFDRNRAPVVEASSHAVVVGQTLSLPVQHGGQANGAAIVARDADGAAQTAALTVSFANLPEGARYDAATGRLVWTPGPGQVGDFVVTAIVNDGRATTRSTFTLRAVAEAAANTPRILVETTPSTPVLPGQAVLATVRADAFGGIAQLTAEVRGAGLGQADWQTVAIDAAGRIRLNPTAPGLIEIRVRALDQDGFTGSLVQTVRVKDPADASAPVLAWQGALLGAHLATEPVTVQTALTLQALLQDKQLMGYVLELAPAGSDAWRTLASDTRAAIDSDLRLDLATLDPAVLANGVYQLRLRAWDLAGRTGEIAARVVIDSSAKAPAGPRAADAVFDLGGHDFALWREIGAGGTGFGNWGLGGLATGLTTDQLGTTASGALAPWLDGARVWLTAPNLAGTAGASALRFTLGTVAERLGSEAAAPTVYRPVFNSDQGWTLQAIGDERDGQPQALTRQGQRLYDQVTGLPWQPTRYVLTAADGTRYDLDLQGQVTAVRFADGVQWLASDAGLALAGGAARVDFVRDAQGRIERVSGTVKGARPRPSPTATTRRTG